A single region of the Bdellovibrio bacteriovorus genome encodes:
- a CDS encoding AmpG family muropeptide MFS transporter, with protein MTATKKKSTKPSWTQTLRAVTRPKVAIMLALGFSSGLPFMLVGNTLGFWLRESGITLATIGFLSWVGLAYSLKFLWAPLIDKANAPIIGKLLGRRRGWMVLSQILIGGALFGMSIVKPEGGLMLFTGLAALAAFASATQDIVVDAWRIEVSDASEDMALLSSAYQLGYRASLLLTDAIILIVAASVGWAVSYSIMGALMAVGLVATLLAVEPGRNLTQQQTGTIWTARGIFDAVCGPFIAFFKQHGNKALLILAAVSLYRLSDFMMGPMANPFYADIGITKETVGAVRGSVGLIASVVGVAAGGLAAVRFGFVSTLLVGAVIGPASNLGFALLALMGSRNDVFTAAMVIDNFASGFAGTALVGYMSSLTTFGYTATQYALLSSFYALLGKVLKGFSGVMVQTFSEGKTLMEGYALFFVSTALVGIPALLLCILLVRSNRVAK; from the coding sequence GTGACCGCAACAAAGAAAAAATCGACGAAGCCTTCTTGGACTCAAACCCTTCGCGCCGTAACTCGCCCCAAAGTAGCTATCATGCTGGCTTTGGGTTTTTCTTCAGGCCTTCCTTTTATGCTTGTCGGAAACACTTTGGGTTTCTGGTTGCGCGAATCTGGAATCACCTTAGCAACTATTGGTTTTCTGTCTTGGGTGGGTCTTGCTTACTCTTTAAAGTTTTTGTGGGCTCCTCTTATCGATAAAGCCAATGCCCCCATCATTGGAAAACTTTTGGGACGCCGTCGTGGATGGATGGTTCTGTCGCAAATCTTAATTGGCGGCGCGCTCTTTGGGATGTCCATCGTGAAGCCTGAAGGCGGATTGATGCTCTTTACAGGGCTTGCGGCTTTAGCTGCATTTGCGTCGGCCACTCAAGATATTGTCGTGGATGCTTGGAGGATTGAAGTCTCTGACGCCAGCGAAGATATGGCATTGCTGTCATCAGCTTATCAGTTAGGCTATCGCGCTTCTTTGCTATTAACTGACGCTATTATTTTGATCGTCGCCGCTTCGGTGGGTTGGGCCGTTTCTTATTCGATCATGGGTGCGTTGATGGCCGTGGGTCTTGTAGCAACACTGCTTGCGGTTGAACCGGGAAGAAATCTCACGCAACAACAAACTGGAACTATATGGACGGCGCGTGGAATTTTCGACGCCGTTTGTGGCCCTTTCATTGCGTTTTTTAAACAGCATGGAAATAAGGCCCTTTTAATTCTTGCGGCAGTCAGTCTGTATCGTCTTTCTGATTTCATGATGGGTCCTATGGCAAATCCTTTCTATGCTGATATCGGCATTACGAAAGAAACCGTGGGCGCCGTTCGTGGTTCCGTGGGCTTGATTGCTTCTGTTGTTGGCGTAGCTGCTGGCGGGCTTGCCGCTGTTCGATTCGGATTTGTATCCACATTGCTGGTCGGAGCTGTCATCGGCCCGGCTTCTAATTTAGGTTTCGCACTTTTAGCGTTAATGGGTTCTAGAAACGATGTCTTTACAGCAGCGATGGTAATAGACAATTTTGCTTCTGGTTTTGCGGGCACAGCCTTGGTGGGATATATGTCAAGTCTCACAACATTTGGTTACACCGCGACTCAGTACGCTCTTTTGAGTTCTTTCTATGCGTTGCTGGGAAAAGTCTTAAAAGGCTTTTCGGGAGTTATGGTGCAGACTTTTTCAGAGGGAAAAACCCTTATGGAGGGCTATGCACTTTTCTTTGTCAGCACAGCTCTTGTGGGAATTCCCGCACTGCTGCTTTGCATTTTGTTGGTTCGAAGCAACAGGGTCGCTAAATAA
- a CDS encoding NAD(P)/FAD-dependent oxidoreductase has product MSAKKVVIVGGGFAGLKAARALGNKDAVSVTLIDRRNYHLFQPLLYQVATAGLSPAEISGPIRGLLSKYQNVSVFLDNVKSVDLQNRKLEVSDRTVDYDYLILACGAKHSYFAHPEWEENAPGLKTLEQATEIRRRLLMAFELAEKEEDPEKQKQHLTFVIVGGGPTGVELAGAIAEISRHTLTEDFRHIDPSRTRVLLIEAGKRILAAFDESLSRQAARDLEDLGVQIWTNTRVTDVKPTSVVLGDEIVKASTILWAAGVQPSSLNKSLGVPLDRGGRVIIEKDLSLKDHREVFVLGDQACYMGDDGKALPGLASVAMQQGEHAAREILQEINGKPRSEFKYRDKGQMATIGRRKAIAQINRLKFSGFFAWLLWLFIHVYYLIGFKNKVFVIWQWAYAYFTFKRGARLIVDKEWRSQPKSP; this is encoded by the coding sequence ATGTCAGCCAAAAAAGTCGTCATTGTCGGTGGTGGATTTGCGGGCTTAAAAGCGGCTCGCGCGTTAGGCAACAAAGATGCAGTGTCTGTGACACTTATTGATCGTCGCAACTATCATCTTTTTCAACCTCTTCTTTATCAGGTCGCCACGGCCGGATTATCTCCTGCGGAAATTTCGGGCCCCATCCGTGGACTTCTGTCAAAGTATCAAAACGTTTCTGTTTTCTTAGACAATGTCAAAAGCGTGGACCTGCAAAATCGAAAGCTCGAAGTGAGTGATCGCACCGTCGACTATGACTATCTGATTTTAGCTTGCGGAGCCAAGCACAGTTACTTCGCTCATCCCGAGTGGGAAGAAAATGCTCCGGGATTGAAAACACTAGAGCAAGCGACGGAAATTCGTCGTCGTCTTTTGATGGCCTTTGAACTTGCAGAAAAAGAAGAAGATCCCGAAAAACAAAAGCAACATCTGACTTTTGTGATTGTAGGTGGCGGCCCGACAGGTGTTGAGCTTGCCGGCGCTATTGCAGAAATCAGTCGTCATACATTGACCGAAGATTTCAGGCACATTGATCCTTCACGTACACGCGTGCTATTGATCGAAGCTGGCAAAAGAATTCTTGCGGCCTTCGATGAATCACTTTCTCGTCAGGCCGCCCGAGACTTAGAAGATCTGGGCGTGCAAATCTGGACGAACACACGTGTAACAGATGTAAAGCCTACATCTGTTGTTTTGGGAGATGAAATCGTAAAAGCTTCGACTATTCTTTGGGCTGCAGGCGTTCAACCTTCAAGCTTAAATAAGTCTTTAGGTGTTCCATTAGATCGCGGCGGTCGCGTGATTATCGAAAAAGATTTAAGTCTGAAAGATCATCGCGAAGTTTTCGTACTGGGTGATCAGGCTTGCTATATGGGAGACGATGGAAAGGCTTTACCCGGTTTAGCGTCTGTAGCTATGCAACAGGGCGAACATGCCGCTCGTGAGATTTTACAAGAGATCAACGGAAAGCCACGGAGCGAATTTAAATATCGAGATAAAGGCCAAATGGCCACAATCGGTCGAAGAAAAGCCATTGCACAAATCAATCGTCTGAAGTTCAGCGGATTTTTTGCCTGGCTTCTTTGGTTATTCATTCACGTCTACTATTTAATTGGATTTAAGAATAAAGTTTTCGTCATCTGGCAGTGGGCTTATGCGTACTTTACATTCAAGCGCGGTGCTCGATTGATTGTTGATAAAGAGTGGCGATCACAACCCAAGAGCCCGTGA
- a CDS encoding 3-oxoacyl-[acyl-carrier-protein] synthase III C-terminal domain-containing protein, with translation MYLQNFHSIQPPYPKNQGDGLKWLAAIYKAAQKDQAYSEEEYAKLLSRVACSETQIATRRFFLPDSQHTEWDKNQIYPVTQSPRGVSMHHRHEFYHKTVVDLFNKLYDARGFPDDIIHVSCTGYVSPSAAQMVAVRAPKPVTVTHSYHMGCYGAFPALRMASGFLANQEVLGKKKAVDLVHTELCSLHLNPQDPTLEQMVIQSLFADGVIAYSMTSEKPQKGFKVHSLYEELVPETSGAMEWMVSDWGMKMTLSKDVPMMVGQKICDFTHRWLNARGLDPAEISKKALFAVHPGGPKIIDQVVKQMDLKDQQVQASRALLKERGNMSSATLPHLWEKILNDDSIPSGTPIISYAFGPGLTICAGLMEKV, from the coding sequence ATGTACTTACAAAACTTTCACTCCATACAACCACCCTATCCGAAAAACCAAGGCGACGGTCTTAAGTGGCTGGCTGCCATTTACAAAGCGGCACAAAAAGATCAAGCCTACTCAGAAGAAGAATACGCAAAACTTCTTTCACGAGTGGCTTGCTCTGAAACGCAGATTGCGACGCGAAGATTCTTTCTTCCGGATTCGCAGCACACTGAATGGGATAAGAACCAGATTTATCCGGTGACGCAATCTCCGCGCGGAGTAAGCATGCATCACCGTCACGAGTTCTATCACAAAACAGTGGTCGATCTTTTTAATAAGCTTTACGATGCTCGTGGATTTCCCGATGACATTATTCACGTCAGCTGCACCGGATATGTTTCACCCAGTGCCGCACAAATGGTGGCGGTGCGTGCACCGAAACCCGTGACGGTGACTCATTCCTATCATATGGGCTGTTATGGCGCTTTCCCCGCCTTGCGCATGGCTTCGGGTTTCTTGGCGAATCAAGAAGTGTTAGGAAAAAAGAAAGCCGTAGATCTGGTTCACACAGAACTTTGCAGCCTGCATTTAAATCCTCAAGATCCGACGCTAGAACAAATGGTGATTCAAAGTCTTTTTGCAGATGGCGTGATCGCTTACTCCATGACATCGGAAAAGCCACAAAAGGGATTTAAGGTTCACTCTTTATACGAAGAACTTGTTCCTGAAACTTCAGGTGCCATGGAGTGGATGGTTTCAGACTGGGGAATGAAAATGACCTTGTCGAAAGACGTCCCAATGATGGTGGGACAAAAGATCTGTGACTTCACACATCGCTGGCTGAATGCCCGTGGACTAGATCCGGCAGAAATTTCCAAGAAGGCTCTTTTTGCTGTTCACCCAGGTGGGCCGAAAATTATTGATCAAGTCGTAAAGCAGATGGATCTTAAAGATCAGCAAGTGCAAGCCAGTCGGGCCCTTCTAAAAGAGCGTGGCAATATGTCGTCGGCGACTTTGCCCCACCTTTGGGAAAAGATTCTGAATGACGACAGCATTCCATCCGGCACTCCGATAATCAGTTATGCCTTCGGCCCAGGACTAACAATCTGTGCAGGACTTATGGAGAAAGTATGA
- a CDS encoding GFA family protein → MLKAYHGSCHCKRVQFDVNLDVSRGIHKCNCTYCVKTKYQKVFTKADQLTLKTGEDSLTNYHASPSGWPEGHIHHYFCKNCGVQVYSKGYLEMPEHDIFNGWFYAVNLATIDNVTPEEIISAPVIYEDGINDNQLNPPKETRHL, encoded by the coding sequence ATGCTTAAAGCCTATCATGGAAGCTGTCATTGCAAGAGAGTTCAATTTGACGTGAACTTAGATGTCTCTCGCGGGATTCATAAATGCAATTGTACCTACTGTGTGAAAACGAAATATCAGAAAGTCTTCACGAAAGCCGACCAACTCACATTAAAAACCGGTGAAGACTCTTTAACGAATTATCACGCCTCCCCGTCAGGCTGGCCTGAAGGTCACATTCATCACTACTTCTGTAAAAACTGTGGCGTGCAAGTCTATTCCAAAGGTTATTTAGAAATGCCTGAACATGATATTTTCAATGGTTGGTTTTATGCCGTGAACCTTGCGACTATTGATAATGTGACACCGGAAGAAATCATATCCGCGCCGGTGATTTACGAAGACGGCATTAACGACAATCAATTAAATCCGCCGAAAGAAACGCGACATCTTTAG
- a CDS encoding ATP/GTP-binding protein → MTMNQKPLKIVLTGAPSSGKSSTMRELQRVFGDQVALVPESAVVLLSGGFPAPQHGDVEQIRAFQKAILQVQAGLEQIIPRQHPLAKVYIFDRGSLDGAGFWPLGAEDFLQQFGLSRENEFAKFDHVLFMELPSPEAFGGVNQLRFHDYQQSKQSEDQLRETWGPHSGFKEIKAQATLKEKTSLVVGLVSSLLNKA, encoded by the coding sequence ATGACCATGAATCAAAAGCCGCTGAAAATTGTGCTAACGGGAGCTCCCTCTTCAGGAAAAAGCAGCACGATGCGTGAGCTTCAACGCGTCTTTGGAGATCAAGTCGCGTTAGTCCCTGAAAGTGCGGTCGTTCTTCTGTCGGGAGGTTTTCCGGCCCCGCAACACGGTGATGTTGAGCAGATCCGGGCTTTCCAAAAAGCGATTCTGCAAGTGCAAGCAGGTCTAGAGCAAATCATTCCACGGCAGCATCCGCTGGCGAAAGTATATATTTTTGACCGAGGGTCTTTAGATGGCGCGGGCTTTTGGCCTTTAGGAGCCGAAGATTTTCTGCAGCAATTTGGCCTGTCCAGAGAAAATGAGTTTGCAAAATTTGATCACGTGCTTTTTATGGAACTGCCTTCACCGGAAGCCTTCGGTGGAGTGAATCAACTGCGCTTTCATGATTATCAACAAAGCAAACAAAGCGAAGATCAGTTGCGAGAAACCTGGGGACCTCATTCGGGGTTTAAAGAAATTAAAGCCCAGGCGACACTAAAAGAAAAAACATCCCTTGTCGTGGGCCTTGTAAGTTCACTTTTAAATAAAGCCTAA
- a CDS encoding DUF2945 domain-containing protein, whose protein sequence is MPNKFKVGDHVSWNSEAGRVRGKIIAVHSKDFTYKGYKHHASKEDPQYEIKSEKTDHIASHKGSALRKVKSSGKH, encoded by the coding sequence ATGCCTAATAAATTCAAAGTGGGAGATCATGTCTCTTGGAATTCAGAAGCCGGTCGCGTGCGCGGTAAAATCATCGCCGTCCACTCTAAGGATTTTACCTATAAAGGATACAAACATCATGCTTCTAAAGAAGATCCTCAGTACGAAATCAAAAGCGAAAAAACCGATCATATCGCGTCTCACAAGGGCTCTGCTTTGCGCAAGGTGAAAAGTTCGGGAAAGCATTAA
- a CDS encoding DUF488 domain-containing protein, which produces MGHSTRSIEEFVELLKVAEVQVVVDVRTVPRSRTNPQYNKDILPKNLKPFNIDYRHIAELGGLRSKRKTIPLTENGFWQNQSFHNYADYALSDEFVHGLAKLIQLGRKKRCAIMCSEAVWWRCHRRIIADYLLAHGETVFHLMGRDRVEPAKLTEGAKVKSSEKVFYPAPQPL; this is translated from the coding sequence GTGGGCCACTCTACAAGAAGCATCGAAGAGTTTGTCGAACTTTTAAAAGTCGCCGAAGTCCAGGTTGTCGTCGACGTGCGAACAGTGCCAAGATCGCGCACCAATCCACAATATAACAAAGATATTTTACCCAAGAATTTAAAGCCCTTTAATATCGACTATCGCCACATCGCGGAGCTAGGAGGTTTGCGTAGCAAACGTAAAACAATTCCCTTAACTGAAAATGGATTCTGGCAAAATCAAAGTTTTCATAACTATGCGGACTATGCCCTCTCCGACGAGTTCGTTCATGGATTAGCGAAATTAATTCAGCTCGGCAGAAAAAAACGTTGCGCCATTATGTGCTCTGAAGCCGTGTGGTGGCGCTGCCATCGACGGATCATTGCAGATTATCTTCTCGCCCATGGAGAAACCGTGTTTCACCTCATGGGACGTGATCGCGTGGAACCCGCCAAGCTCACCGAAGGAGCTAAAGTTAAATCATCAGAGAAAGTATTCTATCCTGCACCTCAGCCGCTCTAA
- a CDS encoding DUF1801 domain-containing protein, translating into MAVKKKVLKAKSPSQMIDARIKELSDWRGQTLGQVREIVKEAIPNVTEEWKWRGVPVWYSDGMICTGETYKAVVKMTFANGAKLKDPTGLFNSSLEGNVRRAIDFREGEKINKRALKALIKEAAALNKSKLKKKTKS; encoded by the coding sequence ATGGCTGTAAAGAAAAAAGTCTTAAAAGCAAAATCACCATCACAAATGATCGACGCCCGAATTAAAGAACTGAGCGACTGGCGAGGCCAAACACTCGGTCAGGTTCGCGAGATCGTGAAAGAGGCCATACCCAATGTCACTGAAGAATGGAAGTGGCGTGGAGTCCCTGTTTGGTATTCTGACGGTATGATTTGTACAGGTGAAACGTATAAAGCTGTCGTAAAGATGACTTTTGCCAACGGCGCCAAGCTGAAAGACCCCACAGGACTTTTCAACTCAAGTCTTGAAGGCAATGTCCGTCGCGCTATTGATTTCCGCGAGGGTGAAAAAATCAATAAACGCGCGCTCAAGGCCTTAATTAAGGAAGCGGCGGCATTGAACAAATCCAAACTAAAAAAGAAAACAAAGTCATGA
- a CDS encoding class I SAM-dependent DNA methyltransferase: MDFKKFDQRNYPTVSAKEGYGEWAETYENSVPDLLDLQTLHQIKSVSWNDSKACLDLACGTGRIGVWLKSKGVNTIDGLDLTPEMLEKAKAKNIYQKLKLGSVESTGLSENHYDLLVMSLVDEHLKNLKPVYEEAHRLAKPGAKFVVVGMHPFFFMTGMPTHFKDKEGNSKAIETNLHLISDHVRAAMAAGWRLEEMHEGLINDDWVKVKPKWEKFRDYPVSYGYVWSRP; the protein is encoded by the coding sequence ATGGATTTCAAAAAATTTGATCAAAGAAATTATCCCACCGTTTCTGCTAAAGAAGGTTACGGCGAATGGGCAGAGACTTATGAAAACTCAGTACCTGATCTTTTAGATCTTCAGACATTGCATCAGATAAAATCGGTGTCATGGAATGACTCGAAAGCTTGTCTGGATCTTGCTTGCGGAACGGGACGAATCGGAGTCTGGCTTAAAAGCAAAGGCGTAAACACCATCGACGGTTTGGATTTAACCCCCGAGATGCTTGAAAAAGCCAAAGCCAAAAACATTTATCAAAAACTGAAATTGGGAAGTGTTGAATCCACCGGACTTTCAGAAAATCACTATGATCTTCTCGTCATGAGTTTAGTTGATGAACATCTTAAAAATTTAAAGCCCGTCTATGAAGAGGCTCATCGACTTGCTAAGCCTGGAGCAAAGTTCGTCGTTGTGGGAATGCATCCTTTCTTTTTTATGACAGGAATGCCGACCCATTTTAAAGACAAAGAAGGAAACTCGAAAGCCATCGAAACAAATCTGCATCTTATCAGCGACCATGTCAGAGCCGCGATGGCTGCGGGCTGGAGACTTGAAGAAATGCACGAAGGTTTGATCAATGACGATTGGGTCAAAGTCAAACCCAAGTGGGAAAAGTTCAGAGACTATCCTGTGAGCTACGGCTATGTTTGGAGTCGCCCCTAG
- a CDS encoding SRPBCC family protein, producing the protein MTTTFPAKHISITINRPSEEVYQFASNPENLPQWAAGLADATLKKSGAEWVTNSPMGQVKIKFVEKNAYGVIDHDVELPSGEVLNNPLRVIKNSSGSEVIFTLFRRPNMTEEMFAKDAELVTKDLKKLKSILEK; encoded by the coding sequence ATGACGACCACGTTTCCTGCTAAGCATATCAGCATAACTATCAACCGTCCGAGTGAAGAAGTTTATCAATTCGCCTCTAATCCGGAAAATCTTCCGCAATGGGCGGCGGGTTTGGCGGATGCGACTTTAAAAAAGTCAGGTGCCGAGTGGGTTACGAACTCCCCTATGGGACAGGTTAAAATTAAATTCGTTGAGAAAAATGCTTACGGTGTTATCGATCACGATGTCGAGTTGCCTTCAGGGGAAGTCCTCAACAATCCGCTCCGAGTGATAAAAAACTCCTCCGGCAGCGAAGTGATATTCACACTTTTCCGCAGACCCAATATGACAGAAGAGATGTTTGCCAAAGACGCCGAGTTGGTAACTAAGGATCTTAAGAAATTAAAATCGATTTTAGAAAAGTAG
- a CDS encoding SRPBCC domain-containing protein has translation MCKTIKQKVHFKAPPEVIYSLLTDSKKYASLTGKKAKIGKSAGAPFSVYGGQATGIMVELVRNKRIVQAWRGHSFPEGIFSMATFNLKPTSKNGTELILIHRGVPKEMIPSIELGWRKYNWDPIRSYLEKQEDK, from the coding sequence ATGTGTAAAACAATAAAACAAAAGGTTCACTTTAAGGCTCCCCCTGAAGTGATTTACAGTTTACTCACAGACTCCAAAAAGTATGCGTCCTTAACAGGTAAAAAAGCTAAAATCGGAAAATCAGCCGGAGCTCCATTTTCAGTTTATGGAGGACAGGCAACAGGAATCATGGTCGAGCTGGTTCGAAATAAAAGAATCGTCCAGGCTTGGAGAGGCCATAGCTTCCCTGAAGGTATATTCTCAATGGCGACTTTCAACTTAAAGCCGACCAGTAAAAACGGCACTGAACTTATCCTGATTCATCGAGGCGTGCCTAAGGAAATGATTCCCTCGATTGAGCTGGGATGGCGCAAATACAACTGGGACCCGATAAGGAGCTATTTGGAAAAACAAGAAGATAAATAG
- a CDS encoding GNAT family N-acetyltransferase, producing the protein MDITIRQENLEDIPQVQKLIEKAFENVEHSDGSEPFLVEKLRKSKNFIPRLSLVASGVGNEIAGHILFTPIEIVRDDGSSQKSLALGPVSVLPTYQNKGIGGLLIKRGHDIAKELGFTSIILLGHPQYYPKFGYKPASLWNIKAPMDVPDEAFMAIELYPNALADASGCVKYPPEFGI; encoded by the coding sequence GTGGATATAACTATCAGACAAGAAAATTTAGAAGATATTCCGCAAGTTCAAAAACTTATTGAAAAGGCCTTTGAGAATGTGGAGCATTCTGACGGATCAGAACCTTTTCTGGTAGAAAAACTACGAAAATCGAAAAATTTTATCCCACGGCTTTCACTTGTTGCGAGTGGGGTCGGAAATGAAATTGCTGGCCACATTCTTTTTACTCCCATTGAAATTGTGCGGGATGATGGCTCATCTCAAAAATCTTTAGCTCTTGGCCCTGTGTCGGTATTGCCCACTTATCAGAATAAAGGTATCGGCGGATTACTAATCAAACGAGGCCACGATATCGCTAAGGAGCTTGGATTTACGTCCATTATCTTACTTGGTCATCCGCAGTATTATCCAAAATTTGGATACAAGCCCGCTTCCTTATGGAATATCAAGGCTCCGATGGATGTACCTGACGAGGCATTTATGGCGATTGAACTTTACCCCAACGCTCTTGCTGATGCTTCGGGATGTGTTAAGTATCCCCCGGAATTTGGAATCTAA